The sequence TTCCATGCAGTGTTGAATGATTTGATTGTGTAGTCATATAGCTCTTGGTGAGATGCTGTTGAATAAACTACTCTCCAACCCTCACCATTACCACCGAATGTGGTCATAGTAACTTCCTGTTGTGAGTAAATAACTGTTGCTGTAGATGGGCCACCCCTTTGCATAATAACTACAACTGCAGGGATTCTCATCATTTCTGCCATTGACATTGGCTCTTGGAACAATGTGTTACCTGGACCGGCAGTGGCTGAAAAAGATTTTTTACCTGCTAAAGTTCCACCTAAAGTAGTGAAACCAGCTGAAATCTCGTCTTCAGTCTGCAAGAATTTCCTGTCGAACTTAGGAGCTAACCTTGTCCAATAATGCATTATCTCATTTTGTGGTGTGATTGGGTAACCATACATGATGTCAGCTTTTGCAGCTAGTGCTGCCCAAGCGCAGACCTCATTACCGGTCATAAAAACTTTCTTCTCTCCTTGAATGGGCTTTTGCGCCATAATGGAAAAACACCTCCTATTAATTATAACAAACTATATTGTAAAGGGCATTTGCCCATTTACCACATTGAATCAGGCATGAATCTCTTAATTTCTTTTATGGGGTTTCCCATAATATCTTTATCTTTAAAGTGATCTAAAAATTCAGTAGCAACTGCGGTATAAACTATTGGTATATTAAGCTTCTCAGCTGCACTTGCTACAATTTTTGTACCTTCGTTTATAGCATCGATTGTTGTATCATCACCTAAGTTAGGGTTGTTAACTATTCCATCTATTTTACCTAATGATTGAATGTATTGTATTATATCTTCCTCTGTATTTGTCATGGGCCTGTGAGCATTTAAAACAACATAAACTTTCAGCTCATCTGATTCTGTGGCACCTTCTATTAGATTTAGAATCTTAGCTCCATGCACTCCATAACCAATATCTAAGACTAAGTTGCCTTCTCTACGAAGCACCCATCGCATTTCAGGTTTTATTACAGAACCAGCTTCTCCTAATCCTATTGTTTCACTGGTTTCCCAAGTAATAACGTCTACATCGTACTCTTCCTTAAACTTCCTCTTTAGGGCGCGCAATGTATAAAAAGGTTCTACGGTATCTAAATCAACTAGTGATACTTTATCATTGCCCAGTTTTTTTAGTTCTAATGCTCTATTTACAGCATTTTCACTCTTTCCACTGGCATATTCACCTACATATGCTTCTACGACTCTATTCATGTAGTCCTCCTAGATGTAATAGTACACATTTGAAAACTGTTTCCTGTGCTACTACAGGGTATTTTGTAGTGTATAACAGTGCAGTCAAATCGGTGCATTTATTATTACGTACACTGTATAACAGTGTACTCTTTAAAGTATAACAGAGCAGTTAAAAACGGTCAAGAAAAAAAAGGGCTACAAAGCCCCTCTTAGCTACCTCAGCAGCACAATCTTTAATATTAGTAAAAGCACAACCCCTGGTAGGCCTAGCAAGGCCGAAATGACTAAGGTCCCAAAGTTTATAGGTAAGTATAAACCTGCTCCCTCTCCGAAATTGTTAAATATGATTAATAATATAAGACCTGTAACTACATGTAAGAGAAAGCTATGCAAACCTTTAATTTTAGATAATAGTGGCCTTAGCAGTATGGCAATCAATATCATTACTAACATAAAAGCTAAAACAACTTCATTTCCTCCCATTTCTACACCTCCGATAAATAGATGATCAATATAAGCCTTAGCTTTATAATATCTATTCACGGAAAAATAAAAAATGACCTATTTTATTTCTTTTAGCTCCATCTGTTTTAATTCACGTAACAAATAGTTATATCTTTTTTCTGTGGCTTTTATAGAGTGTACAGCGTAATCGATAAGCTCTGGCTCATTGACACTGTTAAAGTACTCCTTAGCTGCTAACCATTCTTTCTTTGCTTCTTCTACTAGCTCAATCATGGTTTTAGAGCTAGTATGTATGGCGTCGTTTTCATCTGACTCAAAATAGCTTTGCACAACATCCAAAAATTTTCTTAGTTTTTTTATCATAAAAATCACCCCACTAAGTATCATGAAATCTATTATTGACACATAGTAGGGTTTTCATACAATTAAATTTTAAATTTCTATCCGACCTTGCAGGGCCCTAGATAATGTAACCTCATCTGCATATTCAAGGTCTCCACCTATTGGTAAGCCATGGGCTATTCTAGTAACTTTAACTCCCATAGGCTTAATTAGCTTTGATAAATACATTGCTGTCGCTTCGCCTTCAATTGTTGGGTTTGTAGCAATTATTATTTCATTAATAACACCACTGCCTAACCTAGTAATTAAGGACTTTATATTTAGATCTTCAGGACCTATTCCTTCCATAGGAGAAATACATCCTTTTAATACATGGTAATAACCTGAAAAATCGCCCATCCTCTCCATTATCCCGATATCTTTGGCATCTTGAACAACACATAGAATCTCTTTATCTCTTCTTTCATCATTACAGACGGTACATATTGATTCATCAGATAGATTTCCACATATTTCGCACTCTTTAATCTTTTCTTTTGCATCAACTAAAGCACGACTCAATTTAGAAACTTCTTCATGGGGCATTTTCAGAATATGGAAGGCCAGCCTTTGAGCACTCTTCCTACCAATACCAGGCAGTAACTGCAGTGTTTCTACTAGTTCATTTAAGTAAACTGACTGACCTGCCATTTAAAAAAGTCCTGGAGGCAATTTCATACCACCTGTTATTTTTTTCATTTCGTCTTCCATCATTTTTTCCGCAGTTCTCAAAGCCTCATTAACTGCAGCAACTACTAAATCTTGTAGCATTTCAACATCCTCAGGGTCTACGGCAGCAGGGCTTATTATAACTTCTTTAACTTCCTTATGCCCGTTTACTACAGCTTTTACTACCCCTCCACCTGCAGAACCTTCAACCAACCTATCTTTTAACTCATCTTGCATTTTTGCCATGTCTGATTGCATTTTTTGCATTTGTTTCATAGCCTTTTGCATATTTCCTCCAAACATAAATATCCCTCCAATTTTTAATCTTTTACTTCTACTTTATCTTCACCAAACAACTGTTCAGCAATGGTTATAAGATTATCCTTTTTGTTTGTTGATTGTTTACCTGTCTGTTTTTTAGTGTCCTTAGTTATGGCAACAATATTAACCTCTACGCCAGTGGTTTCAAATATTGTTTTTTGAATTAGATCCCTGTGACTATCTTTCATTATATTTTCCCTGTGCAACAAAAATTTCTCATCATATAAAATTTCAAGTTGGTTACCTTCTAGCTTATTAATAACACCCTCTTTTAACCAAGCATGAGTAGAAACACTTTCTTTTTTCACAGAAAACAAAACCCTATCCCAATTCTTCTTAATACTTTCTATACCCAATTTACTATTATTAACGGATACAACGTTAACATCTTTAATATTATCTGTATTCTCTTGTTTATAAGAAAGTGAGTTAAGATTTATAGTTCCTTGTACGATTTTTGCTTCTAGTTCTTCAATTCTCTTTTCCAATTGAGCAATCTTTCTATCTTCACTTTCCATGGTTTTAATAATCATTGTTTCCAAAATAATTTTGGGATGAGATGATGCTCTAATTTCTTTTTCACCTTCTATCAATATACCAATTATCTTTATTAATTCTTGTACAGATGTATCTGTATCTCTTTTTTCCTTTATATAGTCAAACATTGTATTTCTTAAGCTTTCAACTATATCTTGAAGAAAACTTCTAATATCTTTACCCTCTTCTATAACTATATTCACAAGCTCTAAAGCTTTATCTAAGTCTTTATTTAGTATATACTCACTAAGCTCTTTTATTGTTATAGGTGACAAGGTACCCATAACATCAAGAACTAGCTGAGTACTAATTTCACCCTGGCCATATACAAACATTTGATCCAACAGACTTAGTGCATCCCTCATACTCCCATCAGCTTTGTTGGCTAGTAATTCTGATGCCATTTTATCAATAATAATATTATTTTGTTCACATATTTTTATTAAATACTCAGCTATTTCACTATTTGTAAAACGCCTGAAATCAAAGCGTTGGCAGCGGGATAGTATAGTGGCAGGTAGTTTATGGGGCTCTGTTGTAGCTAGTATAAATATAACGTGAGACGGAGGCTCTTCTAGAGTTTTTAACAAAGCATTAAATGCTTCCGTTGTTAACATATGTACTTCATCTATAATGTAAACCTTATAACGGGCCTCAGAAGGCGCATAGTTCACCCTATCCCTAAGTTCACGAATTTCATCTATACCTCTATTTGATGCAGCATCTATTTCTAGCACATCCAAAGAGCTATTTTCATTAATTTTTGTGCAAATTTTGCACGTATTACAGGGATCAGCAGTTGGCCCATTAACACAGTTTACAGCCTTAGCAAATATTTTTGCAGTACTTGTTTTACCTGTACCCCTTGGACCAGAAAAAAGATAAGCATGAGCAACTTTATTGTTTGATAGGCTATTTTGCAGAGTTGTCCTTATATGCTGTTGAGCTACGTAACCCTCTGAAAAATCCTTTGGTCTCAATTTTCTATAGAGTGCCTTATATTCCAAATTTATCACCCCTTATCATACTATTATACAAATCCCTTTTTTCTTTTGCAATGTTTTTATGAAAATGCATATTACGAAATAAACCTCACAGTAAAATTTTATATTAAAAAAACACCTATAAAGGTGTTTTTAAATATTTAAGGCCGCGCCCTACCTTCGACCTAAGTTCATAGGCGATACCCAAGCAGTTAGCTCGGATCAGGCTTCCCCGCGGCACATAACAGCAACTACTTACCGCTGCTTCCTTCCGGACCTGACGGAATTCATAGCGTGCTATTGCGCAGGACCCAATCGTCGTCACCACTTACTTAAGCCAGCCCTACAAAAGCATAGGCCTCAAAATAGGAACTCAATCCTGCTATAGCGGGTTGCAGGTACAGGGCACCGCTACCTCCCCATCTAGCACGGCCAAAATTAGCGTTTTTTATGGCGGAGAGAGAGGGATTTGAACCCTCGAGACAAGTTGACCCCATCTACTCGCTTTCCAGGCGAGCGCCTTCGACCACTCAGCCATCTCTCCATATTATTTGCTTCTTATTTTATTAAAGAATTCATTCATTAACTCTCGACTTTGGTCCCCTAGTAACCCCTCTTCAAAACTTAAGTTTACTCCAAGAATCCCAGGTAAGTCTAAACGAGAAACTATAGCTCCTGTTTTTGGCTCTCTTATACTAAAAATAACCTTTGATAATCGAGCTTGTATGATAGCTGAGCAACACATAGAACAAGGTTCAACAGTTACGTATAAGTTACAATCCAATAACCGCCATCCTTGAAGCTTATTTGCAGCCCTTCTAATTGCAATAATTTCAGCATGGGCAGTGGGATCCTTAACTGTCTCCCTTAAGTTGTGAGCCACTGAAATTATTTCATTGTTTCTTTCTATCACAGCACCAATAGGCACCTCGCCCAATTCACTTGCTTTTCGGGCTTGCTCAATAGCGACTTGCATGAACTTATCCATGGCGTGTCCCCTTATTTATAATGGTGCGCCCAGAAGGACTTGAACCTCCGACACGTGGTTTAGGAAACCACTGCTCTATCCCCTGAGCTACGGGCGCCCGTAAGAGATACAACATTTATTATATATATTACATTGCACTTTGTCAATGTAAATACTAATCTAATTATACATGTCAAATGTGGATAAAAAAAATTTGGTTTTTAAAACCAAATCAGGTTGTTTTATAAAATGGCGTGCCCGCCAGGATTCGAACCTGGGACCTTTTGATTCGTAGTCAAACACTCTATCCAGCTGAGCTACGGGCACAAATTAAATGGCGGAGAGAGAGGGATTCGAACCCTCGAAGCGAGTATTAGCTCGCTTAATCGCTTAGCAGGCGACCCCCTTCGGCCGACTCGGGCATCTCTCCATATATGGTTTTAACTTTAAAAATAAAATGGCGGAGGGGGTGGGATTCGAACCCACGGCCCTCTCGAGTCACTGGTTTTCAAGACCAGCTCCTTAAACCGCTCGGACACCCCTCCATCTACGACACATTTAGTAGTATATCATATGTTTTTTCTTATGTCAACATATTTTTTAGTTTTATTATTTAATCATTTTTTGCTGTGATTTAAATGTCTCGTGCCATATAAATATATAATATTTTCTTAGTTATGTCAACTAATTTCCTTTTGTAATTTTTTCTAATCCGCCCATGTATGGGTGTAGTGCTTTTGGTATGGCTACTGTGCCATCTTCCAATTGATAATTCTCCAAAATTGCAGCAACAGTTCTACCTACTGCTAATCCTGAGCCATTTAGGGTGTGAACTAGTTGAGCTTTTTCTTTAGGTGCTGGTCTGAATTTAATATTTGCTCTTCTAGCTTGGAAATCTTCAAAATTACTACAAGAAGATATTTCTCTATAGGTATTAAAGCTAGGTAGCCATACTTCGATATCATAGGTTTTGGCTGCAGAAAAACCAATATCCCCTGTACATAGGTTGACCACTCTATATGGAAGACCTAATTTTCTTAATATGTTCTCGCTGTCTAATAATAATTTTTCTAACTCTTCATAGGAATTATCAGGATTAACGAATTTAACAAGTTCCACCTTGTTAAATTGATGTTGCCTAATAAGTCCCCTAGTATCTCTACCATGTGCACCAGCCTCCGCCCTAAAACATGCTGAATATGCTGTGTACATTATGGGCAGTAACTTTCCATCTAGTATTTCATCTCTGTGATAGTTTGTTACAGGAACTTCTGCAGTTGGAATTAAGTAATAACCATTGTTTTCAATAGAAAACGCGTCTTCTTCGAATTTTGGTAATTGACCTGTTCCTGTCATGCTATCTTTATTTACCATTAGTGGAGTTAAAAGCTCTGTATATCCCCTTTCAATATGGTTATCAAGCATGAAATTTATTAAAGCTCTCTCTAGTCTAGCTCCTAAACCTTTGTAAAAAGTAAATCTTGATCCAGTAACTTTTCCGGCCCTTTCAAAATCTAAAATATCTAACTCTGTGGCAATATCCCAGTGAGGTTTTGGTTCAAAATTGAATGTGGTTGGTTCACCATTCTTTTTCACTTCTATATTGTCGTCTTCACTTTTACCAACGGGTACTGTCCCATGAGGGGTATTGGGGATTCTCAATACAATATCACTTATTCTTTCATCTATATCCCTTATTGTATCGTCTAGTTCTTTTATTTTTTCTCCCACTTGCCTCATTTCTAGAACTTTGTCCTCACATTCTTCTTTAGCTTTTTTTAGTCTTGCAATTTCCTGTGAAGTTTCATTCCTTAACCTCTTCAAGGATTCAACTTCAGTTAAATTTTCTCTCTTTTGAATATCTAACTCTAATATTTGATCCACAATTGAAGGATCTTCTTTTCTATTTTGTAAACTGTCCTTGATATATTCTGGGTTTTGTCTTAATACTTTTAGGTCCAACATAATTTTATTCCTCCTTGTTTTTATAAAATAAAAAAACCCTGACCAAGTAATAGTAAGTACTTAGTCAGGGACGAGTTACCGCGTTGCCACCCTGATTGATCAGCAAAGCTGATCCTCTCATAATTTTATAAAGGTAATCAACCTATACACTAGTAAAGTGGATTCACTAATTACCCTAATCGGTTCACAGCATCCACCGACTCTCTGAATAGGTATAACTAGGTACTATTCATTACATTATTGTGCTATGGATATTTTTAAAAATTTTACCATATGAAAACTTTAATTGCAAGTATTATTTTCCATCGAACCAAAATTCCTGTGCAGCTTTAACTCCTGTACCTATTTCTAATGGATGCCCTAGTTCTTTTAATGTCATTTCTAAAGCTGCCAGGACTGATATTACAAAAAGAGGTTCCACATTGCCTAGGTGACCTATTCTAAAAATCTGACCTTCTAATTTACCTTGACCTCCAGCTACGTCAACACCATACTTCTTTAATAGTATTGTGCGCATTTCTTTCAAATCAATACCTTCTGGCACTAATATTGGTGTTACTGTGTTTGCTGATACATGGTCATCATTTAATAGCTCTAATCCCATGGCTCTAATAGCTGTTCTAACCATATTAGATATATTCTTGTGCTTTTCAATTTCTTTTTCAAAACCCTTAGATTCTAATTCTTTCAGTTGTTTAAGTAACCCTGTATAAAGTGGTATAGCTGGTGTGTAGGGAGTTTCCTTTTTTTCCTTATAGAATTTCCTGTAGGTCTTTATATCCCAGTAATATTTTGGCAGTTTACTATTTTCGCAGGCTAAAAGTGCTTTGTGGCTAAAGGCAATAATAGCTAAGCCAGGCGGTAGAGCAAGAACTTTTTGACTTCCTGTCAAAATAACATCTATTCCCCACTGGTCAGTCTCTACAGATTCGGCACCTATTGAACTTATTCCATCAACAAGTAGCAATGTATCCTCTGATACCCTTAACTCGCTTATGGATTTAATAT comes from Alkalicella caledoniensis and encodes:
- a CDS encoding pro-sigmaK processing inhibitor BofA family protein — translated: MNRYYKAKAYIDHLFIGGVEMGGNEVVLAFMLVMILIAILLRPLLSKIKGLHSFLLHVVTGLILLIIFNNFGEGAGLYLPINFGTLVISALLGLPGVVLLLILKIVLLR
- a CDS encoding DUF2508 family protein; the protein is MIKKLRKFLDVVQSYFESDENDAIHTSSKTMIELVEEAKKEWLAAKEYFNSVNEPELIDYAVHSIKATEKRYNYLLRELKQMELKEIK
- the recR gene encoding recombination mediator RecR, translating into MAGQSVYLNELVETLQLLPGIGRKSAQRLAFHILKMPHEEVSKLSRALVDAKEKIKECEICGNLSDESICTVCNDERRDKEILCVVQDAKDIGIMERMGDFSGYYHVLKGCISPMEGIGPEDLNIKSLITRLGSGVINEIIIATNPTIEGEATAMYLSKLIKPMGVKVTRIAHGLPIGGDLEYADEVTLSRALQGRIEI
- a CDS encoding YbaB/EbfC family nucleoid-associated protein; its protein translation is MFGGNMQKAMKQMQKMQSDMAKMQDELKDRLVEGSAGGGVVKAVVNGHKEVKEVIISPAAVDPEDVEMLQDLVVAAVNEALRTAEKMMEDEMKKITGGMKLPPGLF
- the dnaX gene encoding DNA polymerase III subunit gamma/tau encodes the protein MEYKALYRKLRPKDFSEGYVAQQHIRTTLQNSLSNNKVAHAYLFSGPRGTGKTSTAKIFAKAVNCVNGPTADPCNTCKICTKINENSSLDVLEIDAASNRGIDEIRELRDRVNYAPSEARYKVYIIDEVHMLTTEAFNALLKTLEEPPSHVIFILATTEPHKLPATILSRCQRFDFRRFTNSEIAEYLIKICEQNNIIIDKMASELLANKADGSMRDALSLLDQMFVYGQGEISTQLVLDVMGTLSPITIKELSEYILNKDLDKALELVNIVIEEGKDIRSFLQDIVESLRNTMFDYIKEKRDTDTSVQELIKIIGILIEGEKEIRASSHPKIILETMIIKTMESEDRKIAQLEKRIEELEAKIVQGTINLNSLSYKQENTDNIKDVNVVSVNNSKLGIESIKKNWDRVLFSVKKESVSTHAWLKEGVINKLEGNQLEILYDEKFLLHRENIMKDSHRDLIQKTIFETTGVEVNIVAITKDTKKQTGKQSTNKKDNLITIAEQLFGEDKVEVKD
- a CDS encoding nucleoside deaminase, which produces MDKFMQVAIEQARKASELGEVPIGAVIERNNEIISVAHNLRETVKDPTAHAEIIAIRRAANKLQGWRLLDCNLYVTVEPCSMCCSAIIQARLSKVIFSIREPKTGAIVSRLDLPGILGVNLSFEEGLLGDQSRELMNEFFNKIRSK
- the serS gene encoding serine--tRNA ligase, yielding MLDLKVLRQNPEYIKDSLQNRKEDPSIVDQILELDIQKRENLTEVESLKRLRNETSQEIARLKKAKEECEDKVLEMRQVGEKIKELDDTIRDIDERISDIVLRIPNTPHGTVPVGKSEDDNIEVKKNGEPTTFNFEPKPHWDIATELDILDFERAGKVTGSRFTFYKGLGARLERALINFMLDNHIERGYTELLTPLMVNKDSMTGTGQLPKFEEDAFSIENNGYYLIPTAEVPVTNYHRDEILDGKLLPIMYTAYSACFRAEAGAHGRDTRGLIRQHQFNKVELVKFVNPDNSYEELEKLLLDSENILRKLGLPYRVVNLCTGDIGFSAAKTYDIEVWLPSFNTYREISSCSNFEDFQARRANIKFRPAPKEKAQLVHTLNGSGLAVGRTVAAILENYQLEDGTVAIPKALHPYMGGLEKITKGN
- a CDS encoding pyridoxal-phosphate-dependent aminotransferase family protein, with the protein product METKYLALPGPTYVEPDVLLEMSKPIFNHRNSKFKELLIDVTEKTKKLLMTENEVFFLTSSGTGAMECAVVNCFSRGDKVLALINGSFGQRFADIAKQYEVEVIEHHGTWGKGFDQEKIKEIINEHGDSLKGITIVHCETSTGVLNDIKSISELRVSEDTLLLVDGISSIGAESVETDQWGIDVILTGSQKVLALPPGLAIIAFSHKALLACENSKLPKYYWDIKTYRKFYKEKKETPYTPAIPLYTGLLKQLKELESKGFEKEIEKHKNISNMVRTAIRAMGLELLNDDHVSANTVTPILVPEGIDLKEMRTILLKKYGVDVAGGQGKLEGQIFRIGHLGNVEPLFVISVLAALEMTLKELGHPLEIGTGVKAAQEFWFDGK